AACACCTTCTGGGCCGGCGAGGTCTTCCCGATCGCCTACGAACTCAGCGTCATCAAACGCTACTTCCACTCGCCCGCCTCCAACATCGACTGGCAACCCACGCCGCTCGTCGTCGAAGACTGGTCCAAACCCGAGCCGAGCGAGACGATGCTCCGCGGCGAACGCCGTTTCCTCGTCACCCAAACCACCCGCGCCTACGCGAAGCAGCCCGGCTCCTTCACGATCAAGCCCGCCCAACAGCTCGTTAACCTCAACGTCGGCCCCGTCGGCTTCGGCCTCTTCGCCCAGCAATCCGTCGAACAACGCGTCCTCGCCACCGACCCGCTCGAGCTGACGATCAAGCCGCTCCCCGCCGGCCCGGGCGATTTCTCCGGCGCCGTCGGCACCTTCGCCCTCGTCTCCAAAGTCGTGCCCACCGCGCCCGCCGTCGGCGAGCCCGTCACCTGGACGCTCGAACTCACCGGCATCGGCAACTGGCCCGACATCCCCGGCCTGCCGCAGCGCGAAGTCTCCAGCGACTTCTCCGTCGTGCAACCGAAGTCCAAGCGCACGATGAAGGACAACGCGCTCTTCGAAGGCTCACTCAGCGAAGACGTCGTCCTCGTCCCCAACAAACCCGGCTCCTACAAACTCGGCTCCGTCAAATTCACCTACTTCGACACTGCGACGAGTTCCTACAAGACGATCACCACCGAGCCCGTCACGATCACCGTCGGCCCCGCCGCCGCCTCCCCCGTCACGCCGCCAGCGAACGGCCCCGTGCAATTCTCGCTCAACGCGCCCGCCAACACCACCGCCCCGACGCTGAAGCTCCCCGATCCCGTCGCGCCGACCCCGCCCGAAAATCTCCCACGCGACCCGCTCCTCGAATCGCGCCACGGCTTCGCGCCGATGCGCACCGACCGCCTCGTCGCCCTCGGTCTCCTGTCCTCCGTCATCTGCCCGCTGCTCCTCTGGCTCGCCCTCGCCGCCCAGCGTTCCCGCGTGCTCGATCCGCAGCGTCGCCGCCGCGACGCCCGCGCCGCCCTCGCCGGCGTGCTCGAGCGCATGCGCACCGTCGGCCCCGACAGCGCCGCGCGCAACGCCCAGCTCCGCCTCTGGCAACTCCACACCGCCGCGCTCTGGGAAATCCCGCACGCTGCTCCCGGCGCCCCGCTCATCCAGGAAACAATCGCCGCCCGCGCCAAAGACGCCGCCGGCGCTTGGAGCGCGCTCTGGAACGAAGCCGACCGCGCGCAACACAGCCGCGACGGCGCGCTGCCGCAGGATTGGCCGCTCCGCGCCGAAGGCGCGCTCCAGGCCGTGCGCGTCCCCAGCTGGCCCTTGCTCTCGCTCTTCGCGCCGCGTCACCTGCTGCCGTTCCTCTTCGCGCTCGCCGTCGCGTTCGCCCCCGCGGTTGCGCGCGCCGACGCGCCCGCCGACTACAAGGCTGGTCGCTTCGCCGCCGCCGAATCGACGTGGCGCAAAGCTGTCACCACTTCACCGACCGACTGGACTCTCCGCCACAACCTCGGCCTCGCCCTCGCGCAACAAGACCGCTGGGCCGAAGCGACTGCGCACTGGACCGCCGCGTTTCTCCTCGCCCCCTCGGACGAAAATACCCGCTCCGACCTCGCACTCGGCCTGCAGCGCTCCGGCATGGCACCACCCGAACTCGTGGAGTTCTCCCGCGGCGAAGGCCGCTACGCGCTCGCCCGCGCCGCCTCGCCGGGCACATGGCAGCTCGCCAGCATTACCGCGGCGCTGCTCATCGCCGCCGCGCTCTGCCTGCTCCTGCTGAAAGGTTATCACCGCGTCGGCGACTGGGCCCGGCCCACGGCGCTCATCGTCGTGCTCCTCGCCATCCTGCTAGCCGCCGC
This window of the Candidatus Didemnitutus sp. genome carries:
- a CDS encoding BatD family protein — its product is MRSNRNFTLVAAVGAQSCCALSGGSSRGRSKTAPLLFFASLLLALIAGTTLRAQTVRWEPGAGQLGYNQVSELSLVFEECEPDGAPPVPQVDGLTFGRPSQSSETQMINFKVSRRFTLTYPVRPSKRSTITIPAFTIQTDKGALRVATATYSVGDATVGNSGLSVADISTAKLNVPKNTFWAGEVFPIAYELSVIKRYFHSPASNIDWQPTPLVVEDWSKPEPSETMLRGERRFLVTQTTRAYAKQPGSFTIKPAQQLVNLNVGPVGFGLFAQQSVEQRVLATDPLELTIKPLPAGPGDFSGAVGTFALVSKVVPTAPAVGEPVTWTLELTGIGNWPDIPGLPQREVSSDFSVVQPKSKRTMKDNALFEGSLSEDVVLVPNKPGSYKLGSVKFTYFDTATSSYKTITTEPVTITVGPAAASPVTPPANGPVQFSLNAPANTTAPTLKLPDPVAPTPPENLPRDPLLESRHGFAPMRTDRLVALGLLSSVICPLLLWLALAAQRSRVLDPQRRRRDARAALAGVLERMRTVGPDSAARNAQLRLWQLHTAALWEIPHAAPGAPLIQETIAARAKDAAGAWSALWNEADRAQHSRDGALPQDWPLRAEGALQAVRVPSWPLLSLFAPRHLLPFLFALAVAFAPAVARADAPADYKAGRFAAAESTWRKAVTTSPTDWTLRHNLGLALAQQDRWAEATAHWTAAFLLAPSDENTRSDLALGLQRSGMAPPELVEFSRGEGRYALARAASPGTWQLASITAALLIAAALCLLLLKGYHRVGDWARPTALIVVLLAILLAAAATFSLRTYGQLAHRDAVLVWRPSTLRSLPTEADTQKTTALSAGSIAIVDKTFLGWSRLNFAGGQTGWARTEDLVALYR